The region TTCCAGGAGTTAGTAGTTGCCTATCACAAGTTCTTCCCACACTCCCCAACAAAAATGCAAACCAACTCAATAGGATTTTCCACACATATTAGGTCATGTCCCCTTTCCACGTCCCTTGGTGCTGGACGGGGCTGCCCTCCACGTCCTGAGTGCCTCTGTTCCGCGGTCTTCTAGGCTCTGCCCTCTCCATCATCTGGAGGATCCTCTCCTTTTCTGGTAGGAAAGTCACACTTCCTGAATCCCacactttacttttttaatttacctCCTCATTTTGGTGAAACACATCCTCCAGGAGTTTTCTGAGGAAGAGTGCACAGAAGTCAACTTTTGGAGACTTTGACTTGTCTGACTTTGTCCTTATTCCGCCCTCCTGCTTGATGTTTGGCTGGGTATACAATTCTAGCTGAATAgaatttctttcagaattttgaaggcattagTTCACCATCTCCTAGTTTTTGAGAAGCCAAAGCCACTCTGACCCTTAGTCCCTCCCAGATGTCTGGCTTTCCTCTCTGGGAGCTTttactttattctctttattctgggtctcaggaccctcacaAGGATGAGCCTCAAGGAGTATCTTTATTCCCCCATTGAGCTGAGCACTTCATGGCATGGACTCTTTTAAGCGGACTCTCATGTCCTtcaaacatggattttttttttcattatttatttggtaATCTCTCCCTCTAGTTTTCGATTGCCTCTGAATCAGATGGCAGACCTGCCCAAGCCACCCTTTACTGTCACCTTTCTCTCATGTCCCATCTTGGCGTTTGCCTTGTCCTATTTCTGGGGGTACTTGCTTAACGCTGTGTTCCAGTCCTTACGTTGGTTTATCCCAGCGATTATACATTTACTTCAAGAGTACTGTCTTCCCTTTCCATTGTCCTTTTTATTGAACAGCACCCTGTTCTTGTTTCGTGGATACAGCACTTTTCTCTTACCCCCAAGAGTATCCATCATAGTTTTTTCCGCATTTGTctcctctatctctctccctccctctctattctctcccctccccttcccccctttctcattctccctctctcctctctctctctctctcttcccccttagAGGCTTTTCTTAACTGTCCAGTAATCTCCAAACATCACCCTTATTTAATCATAAAACCTGAAAGAGCCCACTGGAAGTGCTGCGTGTTTCAGGTCAGGGGGAGACAGGGAGTGAAGTGTGGTGTCAGTTCTCCTGGGAGAACCCGTTGTCCCTGAGAAATGAGCCACAGCACAGGGAACAGTAATCTATTTTTACAGATGTGTGTGGACATTGATCTGGCATGCCATCCGGTTCACACTCTTCCAGAACCAAAACAAAGCCAGTTTGGTGTGTGGTCTCGGTGGGTCACCAGGCTGGGTGCAGGGTTCTGCTAGTATAGCGGAGGGTGGTGACAGACTagctggggtggggagttggtggggaggcaggagggagcaggcTGTTCACCTCCTGACTAGTACctggtggagaaactgagactctgATAGAGCCCCTTGGAGGGAAGGAGCCAGTGCAGGCTGGTGAAGTTCATCTTTTCCAACCCCTGGCCCCACCgcatggaggggaggggtccACTTTGGAGCTGGGGCCCGCGGAGCAGCCTGGGGTCCTGCTCAGCTGCCCTGAGGTGCTGCCCACTCCCCTTTGCAAGCATCCAccagccggggtgggggtggggcgtgaTGGGGGGGGCCTTCTGCagccttctctctgcttccagcGGAGGGGGGGGGTCGGTGCTTCATCCCCCCACTCTTCCTTAGATCCTCCCAGCTCCAGAGGATCCCTTGGGCACTTGAGGGAGGCCAGgtctgggcctcagcctcctggGGTGGAGGTGCGGGTGGGAGGCCTGGGCCCCGGCGCCAGGGCTACGTCAGGTCAGCCTCACGACACAGGGTCCCTAAGCTGGTCAGGCCTGACTGACAGCCCAGGGAAGGAGACACAGGCTGGTACTCCCgtcactggggtggggggcgttTACCGGGGTCGGGGACACACCCCAGGGACCTGGTAATTCACGGCTTCTCCCACGCCGTCTACCTGAGCCACAGAGCTCGCGCGTAATGTCCCGCAGCGTCCCGGCGGCCGCGAGACGCGGCAGCGCGGGGTCAGGGCCCCGGGGGGCGGCGAGGAGGGCGAGCCGGGCCCGTGGAGCCGCCCTCACGCCGTGTCCCCGCTTTGTCTCCCGTCCCGCGCGCCGGGCGGCCCGCAGCGTGCAAGCGCAAGGAgcaggagcagcagaaggagcGCGCGCTCCAGCCCAAGAAGCAGCGCCTGGTGTTCACCGACCTGCAGCGGCGCACGCTCATCGCCATCTTCAAGGAGAACAAGCGGCCGTCCAAGGAGATGCAGGTCACCATCTCGCAGCAGCTCGGCCTGGAGCTCAACACCGTCAGCAACTTCTTCATGAACGCGCGGCGCCGCTGCATGAACCGCTGGGCCGAGGAGCCGGGCGCCGCCCCCGCGGGCCCCGCCGGCGCCGCCGCCACCTTCTCCAAGGCCTGAGCCCtcgcgcccccgccccgccccgccccgccccgccccgccggcccGGTCccgccccgggggggggggcgctggagGGGTTCAGCCTGCCCCCCAGCCCAGTGCACAAAAAGGGCCCCTCCTCCCGACCCCCCCCGTCCCCTCCAGGCCAAAGGGAGCCCTCCACCcccccagaggggagggggtggcagaaggggctccccacctccctccgtTCAGGACGCCCAGAGGGCCTCGGGCAAAACCAGGGCTCCCCGCGTCGTCCCCAAAAGCGGGTCAAGAAGCACATACTAGAAATATAAACCGGGTATTAGAAGGAATTTTGAGAATAACCCCTCCTTcgccagcccccgcccccacgaGGGAGGCCGGAGGAGCCCTCCTCCCCAGCGGTCCCCCCCTTCCAAAGTCGCCAAAAACCCCCGTCGGGCTGGGGGTCCTTGcagcgccccacccccaccaagacCAGCCCCTCCGCCGGCAGAACCGCCCCACAACCGAGAACCcagctgccccccctcccccggccaccAGGGTTCCTTGTGCCAAGAATCGCCTGCCTTAACGTCTGGGGAGGGGTCGCAGCGGAGCCGGCCGGCGCCCCCAGGCGGGCAGcctcccccagccagccccaGACTGGAGGGGGCGGCAAGCTCGAACATGCGGGTACATTCCAGACGCCTCCTGCCCGGCGCCCCCTGTCAGTTCACTTTACCTTTAGGCACCTTGATgacacacagggagagacagaccccgggaaacagaaaaaaacaaaaccaaaaaacccatcCAGATTCCACGAGGAGAAACCAGCACAGAGAGAGCGCGGGAGCCCACCCGGAATCCCTGCGTGCTGGGGCCATGGCGTGGCCACCTGCGTGGAACCTTCTGGAACTCACCCACCACCTCCCAGCGCTCAGGGTTGCCGCGCTGGGCCtgaaggggaggcagggggcgAGCCTGTGCTTGCGACTCTCTCTccaaagggataaagaagatgctgAAGAAGGTGGAATTGGCTTGCTCCattttttgccaaaaaaaaaaaaaaaaaattgacgaGGGGGAAGGAAAGGTCAGAAAAGAAGATGagcaccccccccacacccccctgctcgtctctcttcccttcctggtgACCTCCAAGGTGACCTCCAAGGCTGGCCGGCAGCTGGATCCTGAGAACCCCCCCTTGCCCACGGTTCAAGATCTGGAGGCTAGAAGGAAACTCACCCCCCAAAACCCCGCGCACCCACTGCCTCCCAGGGAGGTAGTCACCCCTCCCCCCTTGAGAATGCAAGAGACATTTCTAGTGAaatgccccgccccctcccccaggtaaAGGCTACCTCACTCAAACGTTCTTGTCTGTGATTGGATAAATCACGCCTGATACCAAAGATTCCCCCCAAGGACCTGTGCTGGATGCTGGAATTCCCTCGCCTGGGACCAGGTGTGGCCCAGGGCCTGCCCGGCCCCGCCCTCCAGGTGTGCCCCGCTCCCCAGCAAcgacagagagcgagacagagagagagagagggagggagggagggaggggtgggagggacagagagagagagagagagagagagagacagggagaagtgaaggagagggagggagcgagggtgCTGAGGTCGATGAGTGCCTTTTTCTGGAACCAAAGATGTGTGTGAAGTGTGCCCTTGTCCTTGTCGCCTCGCTATTCTCCCAGCTTCCTAAGCAACCAATCTGAGTGATACTTCTAGAACCTCTGGGTGTTGGGGCAGAATCCTGAGAGTTCCTGTTCCCGCTCAGGAACCACCCCCCTCGCCCCCCCACGCCCTGCTGTCCTTTCTGGGGTGGGCCTGGGCGCTGGAGTCTGGGTGCCCAGActccttccttccacctctcaCGGTCACCTGGCCCATTGGACAGGGCGCCTGCTTGCAGGGGACAGGGCTTCTGGGACACCCCCTGCTGGGTAAGTCACTTGCTCTGCCCAGCATTTAAGGTCCAAGGACCAGAGGCCAGAGGTCTCTGTTCTGTCCCCTGATGGATAGTTAGGAACTGGCTTGGGACTGTTCTGGTTGTGGAACTTTCTAGCTATGGTGACCTGTGGTCAGATCGGGTCAAGCCCCACCAGCCCAGGTCACAGAAGCATCCCTGGATCCCGGGGTCcctttcaaacacacacacacacacacacacacacacacacacacacacacaccagctccAGTCCAGCCCCTCCAGGGGCCCTGAGCCCCCCCTCAGGCCCCCCCAGTGCCCCCCCCGGGCCCCACCCCGCTCTCCCTGACACCCAGCTGGTTGTCACATACCAAAGACCATTCTCCTTGCAGGGAATGACACCTCCAGCACAGCTCCTTCGAGCCTTTGACAATTTTCTCTGAAATAcctcaaaatatttaatgtatagtttatgtgataaaaaaaaaaatccttagctAGTTTTTGGAATACGTGACTTGAAGCTTTATACCGTTAAATTATAATTTTGCAGACGATGGTATGTCATTTCTTTGAAGAGTTCCGTGGGAGACATATTGAATGTCAGGGCAGTGAGAACCGGGTGGTCAGAGGCCAAGGGCAGGGCAGCGGGGGTGAGAGGTGAGGAGCGCAGGACCGGCGTTTACAGATTTCTTACTCAAACGAGTCCTTtaggaaagacaggaagagagagagagtgtacctTTCTGTTTTCTGGCGTGTTCTGTTCCTCGTTTTTTGGAGTCATGTCTTATAAGAGTATTTATTATTCTATGTGTTCTGTGTTCAAatgtaatttaatgtaatttaagaaaaaaagtaagaaaaatcaaaaaaaaaaaagacaatggaattTGATTTGATGCATGACTAATGTGctaggtgggggggcggggggggccggGCCGGGTCAGAGCCCCGGGGTTCCGTGTCGCATGGTTGTGTTTCATGCCTGAGTTCTGTCGgtgctccttctccctgctctgtgttcctccccccccctttctAAGGATCTGTgtccggcggcggcggccggcggGGGACGAGGCCTTGGGCTGCCAGGAAGGTGGAGGAGGCCGCAGGGCCTCCGCACCCAGACCCAGACCCACGCTCCGCACCCAGATCCCCCGGTGCCCACACACCACCTGCCTGTGCCAACCGGGTGGGGGATCCTGGGCCTCCTGCTCCTGGTTCTTGGGTGCAAGTGGGTGTCGCTGCCACCTCggaccctccacccccacccagctgGTTTCACGTGAGCATGAATTCCCAAGTGTCTTGTTCAGAGGAGAGAGACAATCAGCCAACGCGAGTCTTGTCGCCCAGGGTGGTGGGGGCCAGGGTGTACCCCAACTTCCCGAGATCCCAAGGGCCCTCCTGagacacccccgcccccaggcagGCACTCAGCCAGGCTCCACCCATACCCTCAGcctccctggccctgggctggaTGTGACTTTAACCTTTGTCTGGCCTGGGATGTAGGGCGGGGGTGCACATCTGTGGAGCCCTCCCTCCCAAACCATGTCAGGACCCTAGAGAACAGAGAGCTCCCCAAAACTATCCATGAAAGGGGGCTCTGGGGCAGTATCCCCGCCTCTGACTGCACTTCTGCTGAGCTCCCGCTAGTgggagcttccaagactggcccCAGGAAGGGGGGGTTGGGGTAGTGGAAGGAGCCCCTCACCCTTAAGGAAAGAGGCCCCAGACTGGAGGGGGGGGAGGCATATTCCAGGACCTCCCCACCCATCCAGCCCAGCACTGCCTGGGATTTGGGCCATCCCACTTCTGTAACCAAAGCAGGGTGAGCCGCACCGGCCCCCCCCAAGACCCTTGGGCTCCCCGCGGTGGCCCTGGCATGCCCCCCAAGGGCTGGTCTTTGGGGGGATTCTCTGCAGCCAGGGATGAGGGAGGGCCACGTGGCCGTGTGGCCCTGAGTGTTTAACCAAGACTAGACACTAGGGCTGCTTTCTGGGGAGACACCCCCCCCTCAAACGCTAGAGGGCACAGAagccctctccttcccaccctcagGTGACAggcttaaaagttaaaaaaaaaaaaaaaatcgtcatTGTTAACCATTGCTGTGCtggatttgttgttttgtttttctccaataaattattttctactcACTCACCTGGACTTGTGTGCTGGCGGAAGGGGGGCGGTGCAGGGGGATAGGAATGGGGCACCGGGCGGCGAGGGGAGTCGCCTGGAGCGGAAGGTGGCTCCTTTGAGGGGAAGCCACCAGGGCAGCGTGGCTGGGGACGAGGCtgcaggggccagggctggaccTGACCTAGTGCCCTGGGAGGGCCCCCCCGGGAGTCCCCGGGAGCCCCCGGGAGCCGGCGCGGGCTGAAgaagggctgggggcgggggctctTCCTGCAAATCCCCCTCCCGGTCACTAGAGGTCAGTGTGTGGGTTTCTAAACCGAGGACAGCCCTAGTTTAGGAAAAGAAGGAGCCTCGAGGAGCACAGGGGGAAGGTGGACCCTGGTTTATTCGCAAAAGAAAAGGACACCGAGCCTCGTCTTCCGGGGGCGGCCCCGGGCGAGCAGGTGCACGGCCCCGGGGCACCGGCAGCCCCTACAGGGACGACAGCCTCCTCCCCGGGCGGGAGGGCCCGTCCGCGGAGGGCTCTCCCGTGGGTGGGGGTGCGGTCGGCCCCACGGCGGGGAGGGTCTGGCTGCGCAGCGGCGCCGTGCCCTCCCTGGGCGGCTGCACCTTCTGCCGACTGTAGGGCCGGCTCTtccaggaaaggagaggggaCCTCCATGCGGACCGCTTCTCCTCCAGCGGCGCCGGCTGGCTCTGCCCAGACGGCTGGCCCCAGGGCTGCGCCGCGCTCCCCGAAGGCAGCGGCTCGCTTTCCTGCTTCCTCGGCAGCGACTCCTGGGAGCACAGCCTGCCCGCCGTGGCCGTCGAGCTCACCGCGCAGGCCGGCGACATCTCCTCCGAGGACACCTTGCCCTGGTGCTGGTGCCTCTTCTTCCCCAGCAGGGACATCTTCCTGGAGAAGCGGAATGACTCCTTCATGCCCGGGGACAGCTCTTCTTCAGATGGGATTGTGTGGTCAACCAGCATGTCGCTGTTGACCCCCGGTGCCTTCCGCAGAATGGTGCCCTGCGTGATGAGTTCCGCGTAGCCCTCGCGGTGGGAGAAGGCATAGCTGGAGCGCCGGCCGCGCGACCCCCGGTGCAGGTAACGCCCGGGCTCCACCGTGATGATCTCCTCACTTGGGGCCTCCTCCACCTCCTGCAGGGCAAAGAGGAGAGCCAAGGTCACCAGGCTCCCGCGCCGCCCCGTGGGCTGCTGTCGGCTCACCTGCCCCCAGCGGGCACCATTCAGAGCCCTTCCTTGGCCACCACCGACTGACCCTTCCCTACCCGAGTTGCGCGAATTAAGAGTCCTCTCTGAGACTGATTTTGGACCAACCCATGCGTCCTTCCCTGGGACCTAACCCCGACCAGCCACCAGGGGCCTTGGGTGCCCTCTGGTGGCAAAGCCAGGCCAGGCGCACCTGGGACAGCCATGTGTCCAGCCCGCGGGGCCGAAGGTGGCAGGTTTCTGGCCATGTCTTGGTCCATTATTCCAGTCAATTCTAGGGCCCATCCCAGCTGCAACCCTCCCTTCTaggtttgggttgttttcattgTAGTAGAATATGCATAACACAAAATGTACCATATTAATCATCTCTAAGTGCACAGCTCCGCGGCACGAAGCCCACTCACTCGGTCCTGCAGCCAccccaccctccgtctccagaacGTTCCGTCTCCCCCcacggagactctgtccccaccccccgccccggctcccaccctctcctctctgtctgtggggacgggactcctctggggacctcctgggagtggggtcctgcGGGATGTGTCCTTCCGGGTCTGGCTCCTCTCACTGAGCCCGGTGTCCTCGGGGGTCCCTCCGAGTCGTGGCAGGGGTCGGGGTCCCTTCCTTCCTGAGGCTGGAGCCTGTTCCCGCGTGGGGATGCACCCCACTGTGTTTACCAGTTCATCCTtcagtggacacttggggtgCTTCTAGGTCCCTTCACTTCCCTGAACCATTTCCGAGTTGCTCTGTCATCCGGACCCCCAAGCCCCGAACATCTGGGGGTGGACCCTGGGGCCTGTTATTTGGTCCCCCTGAGGGCACTGGGGTGTGCCTGGGtctccattcctcccacccccagccctgtgtCTTGGAGTTTCTGCTCCCAGCACAGGCTCCGGCTGAGGGGGTCCCAGGAGTGTGGGATGGGGACCCCAGCCCCCTCACCTTGGGGCCTGCCTTCTTGAGCGCTTGGCAAATGACACGCAGAGCCAGTGCTGGCAGGGTGTTTAGTGACACATTCAGCAGCACGACCAGCAGGATGGAGGGGTGTGACAGAACGTTGCAGTCAACATCTGGTGACAGGTCAGAGTCACAGCTCGGCCCCAGGTGGAGCCTCCTCAGGGTCTGCTGGGTGCCCCCTCCTCCTGACACCCGaactcccacccctccctctgcccccaggacaCCTTTGTGCAGATGCCCAGAAGGCACCAGCCCCCCTGCATGGCACCCCTGCACAGCTGAGAACACAGAGGCTCGGAGGGGGCACCGCGGGCACTCTGGCGTGGATACACCCCTCTCCAGGGCCCGCCACCCCGTTCCCTGCTGGGGGCTCACACAGAAATGGGAAGGTCTTGGGTGAGATTTGGAAGAGCCAGAAACTCTGGCTGGCCCAAGTTGCAACCATGTAGAAGCAGAGACTGAGGAAAACGGCCAGCACAGACAGGACCGTCCAGTACCTGATGGTGAGTATGAcctgaagggggaggggggcttaGGCCAGGGTGGTGCCAGGAACCCCGAGGCTCCATGGAACTGGGTGGGGGCTGAGTCCCCAGGTCCACGAAGGCCACCTGCTAAGGCCCCCCGGCAGGGTCACTGAGCGGGGACACCTCAGTGGCTCGTGTCCAAGGCCCCCCTGGGGCGGGACAGGCTGGCGGCCCTGCCTACCTCCATGGTGATGGACAGCAGGCCCGACATGGCCACAACCACAGCGAAAGACTGATAGTCGCTGAAGCTGACAGGCCCAGCCGAGTCGTGGCTGACCCACAGGGTCACGAAGAAGTTGACCAGGGAGGTGACCGTGCCGTGGGCGAGGGCCTGGAGAAAGACCCAGTAGTTAAAGAGCTCGTCCTTCTGGCCTGCGACATACAGCTCGGGCAGCTCCAGGCTCCGCTCGGCACTCACgtcctgggggtggggcatgggagggAGTGGCAGGCTCTTGGGACCAGGTGGGGAGTTGGGGacagccccacccccatgccaGGCCCCCCAGGGTGGGGAATTGCAGGGCAGACATGGGAGCACCTccagggaaggaggagacaaGGCCTGGGTCTGCTCACCTGCTCAAAGAGACCGATGTACAGAACGGGGAGTGTGCTGTAGAGCAGGTTGAAGAAGCCCAGGAACCAGCCTTCATACAGAGGCTGGTGGGGAGGAGACggggagacgggggggggggggggggggcgcggtcAGCCTTCAGCCGGCCAGTGGCCAAAGAGAGAAACAAGTCTTTACCCGAGGAGCCCCACCCAAACTAACTGGACCCCTGGGGAGGCTTCCAGGTGAGCGGGGAGGTCAAGTTCTAATGAAGGTTGGTGCTAAACCAGGGTGGGCTACGGGAGGCTTGATGAAGGCTGGAAGAtaaaaggcagagaggaaaagcGGGGTCCAACTATTGCAAAACTGCACCTCTGAGTCCTTGTTTTAATGGGATGGCTTCAATGTAGAAATACAGGAGGGAAAATGGCTATAGGAGAATGTGGGGGGTTTGGGTCATTTTAGGTTTAGGGGGATCACTATGTGGAAGAGCCCTCACAGGCAAGTAGGTCTCCTGATGATGAATCCAATCCAGTTAACAGAACATGAGCATCAGCTCTGAAAACCACCTTATGTGCATCCTGGTATTGAgcgaaaaagttaaaaataagaaattttacaaGAATGAAGTTTCTCACCGTTGGAGAAAAGACTCACAAATGAGCACATGGAAAAGGCTAAGCTGAGCCTTGTCCCGTGGGACTGGAATCAGATGGACTGCTGTGAACTCATAGTTTTTCATATCCACAAACATAGAGACAAGGCCCGACAGACACGGATACAGATGTGTGTCTCTACGGGGTTAGTACATGTACAGTTTGCAGCTCTTGTCAACTGAGGGAGGAATCCAGTAGCATCCCTGTGAGCACAGCTGGCACTTAGAGCTTGGTGTCTAACTACCAAGAGCCAGGACTCCTTACAGGAATGGCTGATTCCAGAGCGGCCGCAGGGGAAATACAAAACGAGCATGGAGCCTCCTACAGCACTAGAAAGTGGGGGTGTGCTCAGAGAGGAGCGGGCACATGTCAAAAGGGACAAATCAGGGACAATCTGAGCAACAAAGGGTACagtaaaataaatacccatgagcCTACactgatagaaataaatattgaataaataaatagaggagAAGCAACAGTTCTTCCAGTTAACAAATGTGGAAACGACAACAACACCTAAATGCTGTCCTGCGAAGATCCAGAACaaaacaggaagcctgctttcaACACGGTTATTCAACATTgcgctggaagtcctagccagagccatcaggaaagaaaaagaaataaacgctattgaaatagaaaaggaagaagaaaacctcTCCCTTTGCAGAGGACATAAATCTATATGcagaaaaatcccaaaaggaCCCACAAGAAAGCTACTAGGGCCAATAAACAGATTCCGCAAAGTTACAGGGCACAGACCAAAACTCAAAAACTCACTCGtgtttctatacaccagcaaGGAACAATCCccaaagcaaatgaagaaaacaattccGCTTACAGAAACCTCTGAAAAATATCCACAAATAAAAAGCACAAGGAACAAACGATATACATTTTTCTAGGGCGCCTCTGTAAAGCTGCCCCACAAACCCCTGGGTTTCAGGGAGAGGGGCCTCACTCCCTCCCACAGCTGGCTATTCGCAGACGATTTCCTTCTGCGCAGGGAAAAATCAGTGCCTGGGACCCCCGTGGAGCTCCAGAGAGCACCTCTCATCCTTGCCGTGCCACTGCCTAGAGCCCTGTAGTCGGGGACCCGGCTCCCCAGATTTCTCTTCTCTGGACTCCTCGCTCTCCCCTTTTGCCCACTGGAAGGACGGACGTCGGACATCCGTCCTGCCCTCACTAGAGCTCCAATGCGCCAGGTATCCCTGAGAACGCCGGGCACCGCGGCTGGGAGTGGCCGCCCTCGCTCGCGGAGGTTTCGGAGCACACCTGGGCGGAGAAGCCGCTGTAGAAGGCGAACCAGATCTGGACCATCATGCAGGCCACCGACTTGTAGATGAAGTAGCGCAGGAACTTGCAGACGCGCATGTAGGACCAGCGCCCGTGCACCAGCAGCAGCCGCTTCAGGAAGCAGAACTGGGCCAGCACGTAGTCGCTGTTCTGCACCGCCTGCATGCCCTCCTGACCCGCCAGCCCCACGCCGATGTCCGCAGCTGCGGGGGACACGCAGCCTGTCAGCCCGGGGCCGCCCCCAGCcagctgcccgccccccccccacctgctgccCACCACCCACTCTTGATCATGTTGATGTCGTTGGCGCCGTCCCCGATGGCCAGGGTCACCACGCGCTGGTATTTCTTAACCAGCGCCACGATCAAAGCCTTCTGCTTGGGCGTCACCCGGCAGCAGATGACCGCTTGGCACCGGGAGGCCAGCTCCACGAAGGCCCGCTCCCGCCGCACCTCGGGGCTCTCGCTGGTGTGGGAGTCCGTGACCTGCGGCGCCAAGCCCGTGCTCCTCAGCTGGATGCCGAGCGTCCGCCACATCAGGGATATGCGCCGCGCCCGCAGGAAGTCCGTCTTCTGCTCGTCGGGCTCCTGCCAGGACTCGTCCCCGTCCATGGTCACCTTGTGGACCAGCGCCCGGGGCTCCTTGCGCAGGGACAGCAGCAGCTGGTCCTGGCCACCGGGGGCAGGGGGGCGCATCACTCTGTGCGCACGCCTCCGCTCCGGGAGCGCCCCAGccggcccctcctcccaggcctcGCGTCCCAGCGCCAGGCTGGACTTGACCGCGACCCTCCCTTGCTCCGGCCCCTCCAAGAACCgtctctctgctgctcctcccagccccctccccagtaCCAGGGGCTCTGCCGGCGGCCCTGAGCGGGCACTGACCAGGAACTCCCCGCTAATGACCATGGCCATCTTGACCTGCGGCAGGAACCGCTTCTTCCGACGGCCCTTGCCACCCGGCTCGTTGTTGTTGGTCTCCCAGTAGGCTTCCAGGATGCGACTGTGGGGGCCCAGCGCGAGCGGCTCAGCCGCGCCGGCGGGCACAggcttccctccacccccctcccggCTGGACCTGGGCCCCCCCTGTGGGAGTCCAGCCAGGCAGAGACTCAGGGCCCTCTGCAGACCCCGGGAGCCACTCTTAGGCCACGGGTGGGacccgcgcccctcccccccttacacgatctccttctcccttccccagtcAGGGCCCCTGcaacccccgcccctccccccttacACGATATCCTTCTCCTCCAGAATGAGCATGCTCTCCGAGAGCAGATGGCACGCAAAACCGATGTTCACCGCTGTCTCTGCAAACCAGCCCAGTTCAACACGGCGGCAGCCCCGCCCCCCGCGGGGGCCACGCCCACCCTGTGGTGTAGACCCAGGCCCCCACAATCACATCAGCATGCCCCGCCCCCTGGCCGTGAGGATTGGGTCAGAATAAGGCATGTGACTCGGGCCAGCCAATGACAGCCAGCCCTGATTTTTTGGCGGCAGCTCTGAGCAAAAGGGCCCCCACTTTGGCCCTCTGGCCAGTGAGgctcctggaggaagggaggctgggggccACGGCCAAGGGGTCATTGGACATGGCACATGGCCTAGGCCCCATGGGCACTTCTGCGAACCCACAA is a window of Zalophus californianus isolate mZalCal1 chromosome 1, mZalCal1.pri.v2, whole genome shotgun sequence DNA encoding:
- the ATP8B3 gene encoding phospholipid-transporting ATPase IK isoform X7; translation: MGDAPGRGGAQRRQLNKRGRPEKYELKPEGPTSMGSLAYREDFEEERDTAFTWEVKANSRTYNSQFKKNSFLCWQRQKYKSNVIYTAKYNVFSFLPLNLYEQFCRISNLYFLFIIILQGFPEISTLPWFTLFAPLMCLLIIRATRDLVDDIGRHRSDRIVNNRPCQILVGRRFLWKKWANLRVGDVVCLHRDNIVPADLLLLASTEPSSLCYVETTDIDGETNLKFRQAPLVTHLQLTNIRSMASFQGFDTKIMKNCGKIHLKRTKIDHLMNRLVMLIFVSLVLISMALSFGFWFKVKEFKAKHHYVSSKHLYSAATETFLIFWGFLVLLSTMVPMAMFILVEFIYLGNSIFINWDMQMYYAPQDEPAKARSTSLNDQLGQVEYIFSDKTGTLTQNIMTFKKCCIGGVIYGPDEEEETPHKENPYLWNKFADGKFLYRNAKLMRAVRDSEDEVVQEFWRLLAVCHTVMVQEKDNQLVYQAASPDEEALVTAARNFGYVFLARTQDSITVMELGEERVYQVLAMMDFNSIRKRMSVLVRNPEGSIYLYTKGADVVIFERLHKKGMKEWTTEEALACFAQQTLRTLCLAYKEVDEGVYQEWCQRHQEASILLQNRAHALHQVYEEMEQGLQLLGATAIEDRLQDGVCDTIKCLKQGRIKVWVLTGDKQETAVNIGFACHLLSESMLILEEKDIVRILEAYWETNNNEPGGKGRRKKRFLPQVKMAMVISGEFLDQLLLSLRKEPRALVHKVTMDGDESWQEPDEQKTDFLRARRISLMWRTLGIQLRSTGLAPQVTDSHTSESPEVRRERAFVELASRCQAVICCRVTPKQKALIVALVKKYQRVVTLAIGDGANDINMIKTADIGVGLAGQEGMQAVQNSDYVLAQFCFLKRLLLVHGRWSYMRVCKFLRYFIYKSVACMMVQIWFAFYSGFSAQPLYEGWFLGFFNLLYSTLPVLYIGLFEQDVSAERSLELPELYVAGQKDELFNYWVFLQALAHGTVTSLVNFFVTLWVSHDSAGPVSFSDYQSFAVVVAMSGLLSITMEVILTIRYWTVLSVLAVFLSLCFYMVATWASQSFWLFQISPKTFPFLYVDCNVLSHPSILLVVLLNVSLNTLPALALRVICQALKKAGPKEVEEAPSEEIITVEPGRYLHRGSRGRRSSYAFSHREGYAELITQGTILRKAPGVNSDMLVDHTIPSEEELSPGMKESFRFSRKMSLLGKKRHQHQGKVSSEEMSPACAVSSTATAGRLCSQESLPRKQESEPLPSGSAAQPWGQPSGQSQPAPLEEKRSAWRSPLLSWKSRPYSRQKVQPPREGTAPLRSQTLPAVGPTAPPPTGEPSADGPSRPGRRLSSL